From a single Hevea brasiliensis isolate MT/VB/25A 57/8 unplaced genomic scaffold, ASM3005281v1 Scaf1, whole genome shotgun sequence genomic region:
- the LOC110648626 gene encoding UPF0496 protein At3g19330, whose protein sequence is MLQCLSLKSPLAASASQLNSPTTTIDLHHYNGPSPSQAGTSMDGTPLSSTLHSPTVNVTHEYTLAVQSNSYNEIWSRIHVSSPQELDEEQIEFRSNNDDEEARQMQLAQVLQPNRECVEEALRDARPNTLTRLFSNYFEHSENTTHLCLLLQRSVYRARALYDPFHKLLDVLPLDSDYLTQSQCNYAYEIFLQFDRFGNPFPCRDSHNFQDIRHSFSQLSQQLDHRLRKSRSRVRLVRRATAASVLCIIGSVVTVTFAAVAIATHTLVAIVACPFCTVINLPRKLTKKEHEHAKQLDAAARGTYVLNKDLDTIDRVVACLYDSIESDKHLIRLGLERGNDKHAISEVLKLLQKRHLKFIEQLKDLEERICLCFNAVNKARSLLLREIHVYQTSIP, encoded by the exons ATGCTGCAGTGCCTTTCTCTCAAGTCACCATTGGCAGCTTCAGCATCGCAACTAAACTCACCTACCACAACCATCGATCTCCACCACTATAATGGTCCTTCGCCTTCTCAAG CTGGAACCTCGATGGATGGGACGCCGTTGTCGAGCACATTGCATTCCCCCACTGTTAACGTCACTCACGAATACACCCTCGCCGTTCAATCTAATTCCTACAACGAGATATGGTCCAGGATTCATGTCTCTAGCCCTCAGGAACTTGACGAAGAACAAATTGAGTTTCGCTCTAACAATGACGATGAGGAGGCTCGCCAGATGCAGTTGGCACAGGTTCTTCAACCAAACCGTGAATGCGTGGAGGAGGCTCTCCGCGATGCCAGGCCCAACACCCTTACCCGCCTGTTCTCCAACTACTTTGAGCATAGTGAAAACACTACCCACCTCTGCCTTCTCCTCCAGCGAAGTGTATATCGTGCCCGTGCTCTGTATGATCCTTTCCATAAGCTCCTTGACGTCCTTCCCCTAGATTCAGACTACCTTACTCAATCACAATGCAATTACGCCTATGAGATTTTTCTCCAATTTGATCGTTTTGGCAATCCTTTCCCTTGCCGGGATTCTCATAACTTCCAGGATATACGCCACAGCTTTTCGCAACTCAGTCAACAACTAGATCACCGACTTCGAAAGTCCCGCTCTAGAGTCAGACTAGTTCGCCGAGCCACCGCTGCTTCTGTCCTTTGCATTATCGGTTCCGTTGTAACTGTTACTTTTGCTGCTGTGGCGATAGCAACTCATACCCTTGTTGCCATTGTCGCCTGCCCCTTTTGCACCGTCATAAACCTTCCTCGAAAGCTCACTAAGAAAGAGCATGAACATGCCAAGCAACTTGATGCTGCAGCTAGGGGAACTTATGTACTAAACAAAGATCTTGATACTATCGACCGCGTTGTTGCTTGTCTTTATGATTCTATTGAGAGTGATAAGCATCTTATTCGGCTGGGACTGGAAAGGGGTAATGACAAGCATGCCATTTCAGAGGTATTGAAACTACTCCAAAAAAGACATCTCAAATTTATTGAGCAGCTTAAAGATCTTGAGGAACGTATATGCCTCTGCTTTAATGCTGTCAATAAGGCAAGGTCTCTTCTCCTGCGAGAGATCCATGTTTATCAAACTTCTATTCCCTAA